A section of the Leminorella richardii genome encodes:
- the arsB gene encoding ACR3 family arsenite efflux transporter — MNRFERYLTLWVTLCIAAGILLGQLMPNLFRAIGGLEIARINLPVGLLIWVMIIPMLLRIDFSALGQVKAHWRGIGVTLFINWLVKPFSMALLGWLFIRYLFAPWLPADQIDSYIAGLILLAAAPCTAMVFVWSRLTGGDPYFTLSQVALNDTIMIFAFAPLVGLLLGLSAITVPWATLLTSVVLYIVLPVILAQLWRRSLLRKGQQAFDSALAKTGPWSMAALLATLVLLFAFQGEAILQQPLVIALLAVPILIQVLFNSALAYWLNRLVGEKHSVACPSSLIGASNFFELAVAAAIGLFGFQSGAALATVVGVLIEVPVMLLVVRVVNRSKGWYEKTR; from the coding sequence GTGAATCGGTTTGAACGCTATCTGACCCTGTGGGTCACGCTCTGTATCGCGGCCGGCATTCTACTCGGGCAGCTTATGCCTAACCTTTTTCGTGCGATTGGCGGGCTAGAAATCGCCCGGATAAATCTCCCGGTCGGGCTGCTTATCTGGGTGATGATTATCCCTATGCTGCTGCGCATTGACTTCAGTGCACTGGGGCAGGTTAAGGCGCACTGGCGCGGCATTGGCGTCACGCTGTTTATTAACTGGCTGGTTAAGCCGTTCTCTATGGCGCTGCTGGGCTGGCTGTTTATCCGCTATCTGTTTGCACCGTGGCTGCCCGCCGATCAAATCGACAGCTATATCGCCGGGCTTATTCTGCTGGCCGCTGCGCCCTGCACCGCGATGGTGTTCGTCTGGAGCCGACTGACCGGCGGCGATCCCTACTTTACGCTGTCTCAGGTAGCGCTGAACGATACCATTATGATTTTCGCCTTTGCTCCGCTCGTTGGGCTACTGCTTGGCCTGTCGGCCATTACCGTACCCTGGGCGACGCTGCTAACTTCCGTGGTGCTGTACATCGTTCTTCCGGTGATTCTGGCTCAGCTCTGGCGCAGGTCGCTGCTGCGTAAAGGACAACAGGCCTTTGACAGCGCACTGGCGAAAACCGGGCCGTGGTCGATGGCTGCGCTGCTGGCGACGCTGGTACTGCTGTTTGCCTTTCAGGGGGAAGCGATCCTCCAGCAGCCGCTGGTGATTGCCCTGCTGGCGGTGCCGATTCTGATCCAAGTGCTGTTCAACTCCGCGCTGGCCTACTGGCTTAACCGACTGGTAGGAGAAAAGCACAGCGTTGCCTGCCCGTCCAGCCTGATTGGCGCATCAAACTTCTTTGAGCTGGCCGTAGCCGCCGCCATCGGCCTGTTCGGATTTCAGTCCGGCGCAGCGCTGGCAACGGTGGTTGGCGTACTGATTGAGGTACCGGTGATGCTGCTGGTTGTACGCGTGGTGAATAGATCTAAAGGGTGGTATGAAAAGACTCGATAA
- a CDS encoding T6SS immunity protein Tli3 family protein: protein MDPSPPQEEKKSGRFTLVIVFAAVLALLIGFGIFERFQSRMSVGSAFGGAGFVKLPERTHYPVYDVEPQVIYRLDDERYLELDNYERCRPTDEDGSVADVWYRDSSRGIRTRVSTGTRNYQGMVINADPSGKNIVLPISNDSDSLGCRNSDYKCYSLIIIYSTDYGRTFKPWGHSETIGSSGDPSLVSKKHIVVMTDKELIAYSGREGDYSFTKIETAGKLYRGKPIDIYGSTKTIPTYPVAMTHYQCDDSIRPTSIGSITAAEYKAQPQLFPDFLSTLNAAAIVLDGIGSSKVILRTHYAVYDVEPQVLYRTNGDGYVELGNYSGCTPTYEDEKVVDVWYRDPARGINTRLFSKMRNYQGRVINVDPSGKNLAFPVMADRTSCAEDLCGESMVYYSTDYGKTFKPFYYIMRRDSRDEALDPPAYSKHFTTVMTENTLTVYVSNGYEYKYTRIALENDDRGGESRTVYGQEKTLPNYSVEMDSYQCDAGVKPRSVGGVTVEEYDKRLEESRNSL from the coding sequence ATGGATCCATCTCCGCCGCAGGAAGAAAAAAAGTCGGGTCGTTTCACTCTGGTTATCGTATTCGCGGCTGTTTTAGCGCTGCTCATTGGGTTTGGCATTTTTGAGCGCTTCCAAAGCCGCATGAGCGTCGGTTCGGCGTTTGGCGGTGCAGGTTTCGTGAAGTTACCCGAGCGTACGCACTATCCGGTTTACGATGTGGAGCCGCAGGTAATTTACCGGCTGGACGACGAGCGCTATCTAGAGCTGGACAACTACGAGCGCTGCCGGCCGACAGATGAAGACGGAAGCGTGGCGGATGTTTGGTATCGTGATTCAAGCAGGGGAATAAGAACCAGAGTCAGCACCGGAACGCGCAACTATCAGGGGATGGTCATCAACGCCGATCCGAGCGGAAAAAATATCGTTCTTCCCATATCCAATGACAGCGATAGTCTGGGCTGCCGAAACTCTGACTATAAGTGCTATTCCTTAATTATCATCTATTCGACTGACTACGGCAGAACCTTTAAGCCCTGGGGGCACTCAGAGACCATCGGCTCCAGCGGCGATCCTTCGCTCGTGTCTAAAAAGCATATTGTGGTGATGACGGATAAAGAGCTTATTGCCTATAGCGGAAGAGAGGGCGACTACAGCTTTACCAAAATTGAGACAGCGGGAAAGCTGTACCGAGGAAAGCCGATAGATATATACGGCAGTACAAAAACCATCCCCACTTACCCCGTCGCTATGACGCACTATCAGTGTGACGACAGCATCAGGCCTACCTCCATTGGCAGCATCACTGCTGCAGAATACAAAGCCCAGCCCCAACTCTTTCCCGATTTTTTATCGACCCTGAACGCCGCAGCCATTGTGCTTGATGGGATTGGATCTTCTAAGGTGATACTGCGCACCCACTATGCAGTCTACGATGTCGAGCCACAGGTGCTCTACCGAACCAACGGCGACGGCTACGTCGAGTTAGGCAACTACAGCGGCTGCACGCCAACCTATGAAGACGAAAAGGTGGTGGACGTCTGGTATCGTGACCCTGCGCGCGGCATTAACACCCGGCTGTTTTCAAAAATGCGTAACTATCAGGGGCGAGTGATTAACGTTGATCCAAGCGGCAAGAATCTGGCCTTTCCGGTGATGGCGGACAGAACCAGCTGTGCAGAAGACCTGTGCGGCGAGTCGATGGTTTACTACTCCACCGACTACGGCAAAACGTTTAAGCCGTTTTACTACATTATGAGACGCGACAGTCGTGACGAAGCGCTAGATCCGCCAGCGTACTCAAAGCACTTCACCACCGTGATGACAGAGAACACTCTGACCGTATACGTCTCGAACGGCTATGAGTATAAATATACGAGGATCGCGCTGGAGAACGACGACAGAGGCGGTGAGTCCCGTACCGTCTACGGACAAGAGAAAACGCTGCCAAATTACTCGGTGGAAATGGACAGCTATCAGTGCGATGCGGGGGTTAAGCCGAGGAGCGTGGGTGGAGTGACGGTGGAGGAGTATGACAAACGGCTGGAGGAAAGCAGAAATAGCCTCTGA
- the tssE gene encoding type VI secretion system baseplate subunit TssE: MGPSLYETLMGGFSSGIALDEVNEQTQTILSVMDNVQRILNSRAGAIKYLPDYGLPDLSLIYQELPSSAHGLMRAIQHTLLKYEPRLLAVELTLEPGAKDALLTYTLTCHLKEVGLVRFGTYFMPEGRAVLRRLTVR; this comes from the coding sequence ATGGGACCGTCACTGTATGAAACCCTGATGGGGGGCTTTAGCTCCGGAATCGCGCTGGATGAAGTCAACGAACAGACCCAAACCATCCTCAGCGTGATGGACAACGTGCAGCGCATTCTCAACAGCCGAGCGGGCGCCATCAAGTACCTGCCCGACTACGGCCTGCCGGATCTGAGTCTGATCTATCAGGAACTGCCGTCCTCAGCCCACGGTCTGATGCGCGCCATCCAGCATACCCTATTAAAGTACGAGCCCCGCCTGCTGGCGGTCGAACTCACGCTAGAGCCGGGTGCTAAAGACGCGCTGCTCACCTACACCCTGACCTGCCACCTGAAAGAAGTCGGACTGGTGCGCTTCGGCACCTACTTTATGCCCGAGGGCAGGGCGGTGTTGAGACGGTTGACGGTGAGGTAG
- the gss gene encoding bifunctional glutathionylspermidine amidase/synthase, whose translation MSKKSAGSEAPFGTLLGYAPGGVAMYSSNYRTLDRSDYPDEASFRSYIGNEYMGHKWQCVEFARRFLYLNYGVVFTDVGMAYEIFSLRFLREVVNDNLLPLQAFANGSSRPPVAGALLIWQKGGEFKDTGHVAVITQLLNDRVRIAEQNVHNATLPPGQQWTRELALTVQDGMYTISDSFDDTVILGWMIQTENAQDSLPQPSVPPEALMIHGHRLPNDGQFNGTWLNARDPLQQPFIEANVPALNKDSYQYFTISKSAEQELIKATNELHLMYLHATDKVLKDDALLALFDIPKILWPRLRLSWQRRRHHMVTGRMDFCMDERGLKVYEYNADSASCHTEAGPILDQWKRHGYRGPGHNPGEDLFDELVGAWKHSRARSFVHIMQDENDAEEDYHAKFMQSALTKAGFESKILRGLGELGWDATGQLIDGDGRPVNCVWKTWAWETAIEQVREVSDAEYAAVPIRTGHPENNVRLIDVLLRPEVMVFEPFWTVIPGNKAILPVLWSLFPHHRYLLDTDFEVNDELIKTGYAVKPIAGRCGSNIDLISRHEELLDKTSGGFADQKNVYQQLWCLPKVDGKYIQVCAFTVGGSYGGTCLRGDESLVIKKESEIEPLIVLKDKDFL comes from the coding sequence ATGAGCAAAAAATCGGCAGGCAGTGAAGCGCCGTTTGGCACACTGCTGGGCTATGCGCCGGGCGGCGTGGCGATGTATTCGTCAAACTACCGAACGTTGGATCGTAGTGATTACCCGGACGAGGCGTCTTTTCGCAGCTATATCGGTAATGAATACATGGGGCACAAGTGGCAGTGCGTCGAGTTCGCCCGCCGCTTCCTGTATCTGAACTACGGCGTGGTGTTTACCGACGTCGGCATGGCCTATGAGATCTTCTCGCTGCGCTTCCTGCGGGAAGTGGTCAATGACAACCTGCTGCCGCTGCAGGCGTTTGCCAACGGCTCTTCGCGCCCTCCGGTGGCGGGGGCGTTGCTGATCTGGCAAAAGGGCGGTGAGTTTAAGGACACTGGCCACGTGGCGGTGATTACTCAGCTTCTCAATGACAGGGTTCGAATTGCTGAACAGAACGTCCACAACGCGACGCTGCCGCCGGGCCAGCAGTGGACGCGGGAGCTGGCGCTAACCGTTCAGGACGGCATGTATACCATCAGCGACTCGTTTGACGACACGGTTATTCTCGGCTGGATGATTCAAACCGAAAACGCACAGGACTCTCTGCCTCAGCCGTCGGTACCTCCCGAAGCGCTGATGATCCACGGCCATCGCCTACCTAACGACGGGCAGTTTAACGGCACCTGGCTCAACGCGCGGGATCCGCTACAGCAGCCGTTTATTGAGGCCAACGTGCCGGCTCTGAATAAAGACTCCTATCAGTATTTCACCATCTCGAAAAGCGCCGAGCAGGAGCTGATTAAGGCTACCAACGAGCTGCACCTGATGTACCTGCACGCCACGGACAAAGTGCTGAAAGACGACGCGCTGCTGGCGCTGTTCGATATTCCTAAAATCCTCTGGCCGAGACTGCGGCTGTCGTGGCAGCGTCGTCGGCACCATATGGTGACCGGGCGAATGGACTTCTGCATGGACGAGCGCGGACTGAAGGTTTACGAATACAACGCTGACTCGGCGTCTTGCCATACCGAGGCCGGGCCGATCCTCGACCAGTGGAAGCGCCACGGCTATCGCGGCCCCGGCCATAACCCCGGTGAAGATCTGTTTGACGAGCTGGTGGGGGCGTGGAAACACAGCCGCGCGCGTTCTTTCGTGCACATCATGCAGGACGAAAATGATGCCGAAGAGGACTACCACGCCAAGTTTATGCAAAGCGCCCTGACCAAAGCCGGATTTGAAAGCAAAATCCTGCGCGGGCTGGGCGAGCTGGGCTGGGACGCAACCGGTCAGCTTATCGACGGCGACGGTCGCCCAGTGAACTGCGTGTGGAAAACCTGGGCGTGGGAAACGGCCATTGAGCAGGTGCGTGAAGTCAGCGATGCGGAGTACGCCGCCGTGCCTATCCGCACCGGCCACCCGGAAAACAATGTGCGGCTTATCGACGTGCTGCTGCGCCCAGAAGTGATGGTGTTTGAGCCGTTTTGGACGGTGATCCCCGGCAATAAGGCGATCCTGCCGGTGCTGTGGTCGCTGTTCCCTCATCACCGCTACCTGTTGGATACCGACTTTGAGGTCAACGACGAGCTGATTAAAACCGGCTACGCGGTGAAGCCCATTGCCGGGCGCTGCGGCAGCAATATCGACCTGATCAGCCGCCACGAAGAGCTGCTGGACAAAACCTCCGGCGGCTTTGCCGACCAGAAGAATGTCTATCAACAGCTGTGGTGCCTGCCGAAAGTGGACGGCAAGTACATTCAAGTGTGCGCCTTCACCGTCGGCGGCAGCTACGGCGGCACCTGCCTCAGAGGCGATGAGTCGCTGGTGATCAAAAAGGAAAGCGAAATCGAACCGCTGATTGTTTTAAAAGATAAGGATTTTTTGTAG
- a CDS encoding 4Fe-4S binding protein, which translates to MNEKTRTRWQRRPGTTGGKLPWNDWCNALTWRRATQALLLAINVYIGVAFYFWVRYFETGGTSVYVPRPGGIEGWLPIAGLMNAKFSWETGQLPPIHVASMLLLLAFVLTSLLLKKSFCSWLCPIGTLSELVGSLGKRMFGRSFTLPKWLDIPLRSLKYLLLGFFLYIALPMPAQGIYMFLMSPYGLIADVKMLGFFRNIGAITLACVFAFTFASLFIRNFWCRYLCPYGALMGLFSLFSPFKIRRSATSCIDCGKCAKACPSNIPVDKLIQVRTVECTACMTCVESCPVASTLTFSVVKPKGEPKDSVAAAKPLWRQTALSGMAMTVLVLGILFGTIGYAMYTDRWDSPIPEHMYFQLIPGSQAMGHP; encoded by the coding sequence ATGAACGAGAAAACCAGAACGCGCTGGCAGCGCCGTCCCGGCACAACGGGCGGCAAACTACCGTGGAACGACTGGTGCAACGCCCTGACGTGGCGCAGAGCCACGCAGGCTCTACTGCTGGCGATTAACGTCTATATCGGCGTCGCCTTCTACTTCTGGGTGCGCTATTTTGAAACCGGCGGCACCAGTGTCTATGTCCCTCGGCCGGGCGGCATTGAAGGCTGGCTGCCGATAGCCGGGCTGATGAACGCTAAATTCTCTTGGGAAACGGGTCAGCTACCACCTATCCACGTCGCTTCAATGCTGCTGCTGTTGGCGTTTGTTCTCACGAGCCTGCTGCTCAAAAAGTCGTTCTGCTCATGGCTGTGCCCGATCGGCACTCTGTCGGAGCTGGTCGGCTCGCTGGGCAAGCGGATGTTTGGCCGCAGTTTCACGCTGCCGAAATGGCTGGATATTCCGCTAAGAAGCCTGAAGTACCTGCTGTTGGGCTTTTTTCTCTACATCGCCCTGCCCATGCCGGCACAGGGCATCTATATGTTTCTGATGTCGCCCTACGGCCTAATTGCCGACGTTAAGATGCTCGGCTTCTTTCGCAATATCGGCGCTATAACACTGGCCTGCGTTTTCGCCTTTACCTTTGCCAGCCTGTTTATCCGCAACTTCTGGTGTCGCTATCTGTGCCCCTACGGCGCGCTGATGGGACTGTTCTCGCTGTTCTCGCCTTTCAAAATTCGCCGCAGCGCTACCAGCTGTATCGACTGCGGTAAATGCGCCAAGGCCTGCCCGTCGAACATTCCGGTGGACAAGCTGATTCAGGTGAGAACCGTAGAGTGTACCGCCTGCATGACCTGCGTGGAGTCTTGCCCGGTCGCCTCAACCCTCACTTTTTCCGTAGTAAAACCGAAAGGCGAGCCTAAAGACAGCGTCGCTGCCGCCAAGCCGCTATGGCGGCAAACGGCGCTGTCCGGTATGGCGATGACGGTGCTGGTGCTCGGTATTCTCTTCGGCACCATAGGCTACGCCATGTACACTGACCGCTGGGACAGCCCAATTCCCGAGCATATGTATTTTCAGCTGATTCCGGGGTCGCAGGCGATGGGGCATCCGTAG
- a CDS encoding YmjA family protein: MNSEVPLKYYDIVDEYSIECAEPVGESERKPLAHYFQLLITRLMNNEEISENAQKEMAREANIDEQRIDEIAEFLNRWGNE; encoded by the coding sequence ATGAATAGTGAAGTACCCCTGAAATATTATGACATCGTAGATGAGTATTCGATCGAGTGTGCAGAACCCGTGGGCGAATCAGAACGTAAACCTCTGGCGCACTATTTTCAGCTGCTGATTACCCGTTTAATGAATAACGAGGAAATCAGTGAGAATGCGCAGAAAGAGATGGCTCGTGAAGCCAATATTGACGAGCAACGAATCGATGAGATCGCTGAGTTTTTGAATCGATGGGGCAATGAGTAG
- the tssF gene encoding type VI secretion system baseplate subunit TssF codes for MDDLIKRYYESEMRYLREAGKEFAQVHPDRAGMLNLDRVGDRDPYVERLFEGFAFLMGRLRQKLDDDLPELTEGIVSLLWPHYLRIIPSLSIVELMPDYGVLARKEVVEAGFGVQTAPVGPARTRCKYRTTQAVELQPLSVTKAGVRSHHDGRSVIYIRFELGPMASLPQMDLSSLRLYLNADTPVASALYQALVGQVAAMQVRYFGYRDGSPQPMNGRITPAGFSPDERLWLKPDNAFSGYQLLLEYFTFREKFMFVDLTGLDVSRIPEGVRSFEVEMVLNETWPDDLPFNGQNIRLHCAPVINLFPMEADPVRINQLESEYLLRPLLMQDGHVEIYSVDAVQSISRQGRAVYVPFTSFRHRGGMLRHDAPERYYHTRVRLGASGLHDTWLILGGQVWEREEEVYDETLSLRVTGTNGMLPRKALRNASINQITHAQTGVMAVRNLCAPTLPCYPPVNDRFHWRVLSHLAPNYLSLMNAEVLRGTLALYDWTDNELNRRRLEGIVEVTHRPINRMTRGMRERGVEIEVTLNAHQFPGEGDIQLFGELLHQFFALYADLNLFTRLTLVLLPTGKRLTWTDSKTVRSPL; via the coding sequence ATGGACGATCTAATCAAACGCTACTACGAATCCGAGATGCGCTACCTGCGCGAAGCGGGCAAAGAGTTCGCTCAGGTTCACCCCGACAGAGCGGGCATGCTCAACCTTGACCGCGTCGGCGATCGCGACCCCTACGTCGAGCGCCTGTTTGAAGGCTTCGCCTTCCTGATGGGGCGGCTGCGCCAAAAGCTGGACGACGACCTGCCGGAACTCACAGAAGGGATCGTCAGCCTGCTTTGGCCTCACTACCTGCGCATTATTCCGTCACTCTCCATCGTCGAACTGATGCCCGACTATGGCGTGCTGGCGCGCAAAGAGGTCGTCGAGGCTGGCTTCGGCGTGCAGACCGCACCCGTTGGCCCCGCCCGCACTCGCTGTAAGTACCGCACCACACAGGCCGTAGAGCTACAACCCCTGAGCGTGACCAAAGCGGGCGTGCGCAGCCACCACGACGGGCGCTCGGTGATTTATATCCGCTTCGAGCTAGGCCCGATGGCCTCTCTGCCGCAGATGGATCTCTCCAGCTTGCGCCTGTACCTCAATGCCGATACTCCGGTGGCGTCAGCCCTGTATCAGGCGCTGGTCGGGCAGGTGGCCGCCATGCAGGTGCGCTACTTCGGCTACCGCGACGGCTCTCCGCAGCCGATGAACGGGCGTATTACCCCCGCCGGATTCTCGCCGGACGAGCGGCTGTGGCTCAAGCCGGACAACGCCTTTAGCGGATACCAGCTGCTGCTGGAATACTTCACTTTCCGCGAGAAGTTTATGTTCGTCGATCTGACAGGGCTGGACGTGAGCCGCATACCGGAAGGCGTCCGCTCGTTTGAAGTCGAGATGGTGCTGAATGAAACCTGGCCTGACGATCTGCCGTTTAACGGCCAAAACATCCGTCTGCACTGTGCCCCGGTGATTAACCTGTTCCCGATGGAGGCGGATCCGGTACGTATTAACCAGCTGGAAAGTGAGTACCTGCTGCGCCCGCTGCTGATGCAGGACGGCCACGTCGAGATTTACTCTGTTGACGCCGTGCAGTCCATCAGCCGACAGGGGCGGGCGGTCTACGTGCCGTTCACCAGCTTCCGCCACCGCGGCGGCATGCTGCGGCACGACGCGCCGGAGCGCTACTACCATACCCGCGTGCGGCTGGGGGCGTCCGGCCTGCACGATACGTGGTTGATTCTCGGCGGGCAGGTGTGGGAACGGGAAGAGGAAGTGTATGACGAAACCCTCTCCCTGCGCGTGACCGGCACTAACGGCATGCTGCCGCGCAAGGCGCTGCGCAATGCGTCGATTAATCAAATTACTCATGCACAGACGGGCGTCATGGCGGTGCGCAACCTGTGTGCGCCAACGCTGCCCTGCTACCCGCCGGTGAACGACCGCTTCCACTGGCGAGTGCTTTCCCACCTTGCGCCCAACTACCTGTCGCTGATGAACGCCGAGGTGCTGCGGGGCACGCTGGCGCTGTACGACTGGACAGACAACGAGCTGAACCGCCGCCGTCTGGAGGGTATCGTTGAAGTGACCCATCGCCCAATTAATCGGATGACGCGGGGCATGCGCGAGCGCGGCGTAGAAATTGAAGTCACCCTCAACGCTCACCAGTTCCCCGGCGAGGGGGACATTCAGCTGTTCGGTGAACTGCTGCATCAGTTCTTCGCGCTATACGCCGACCTAAACCTGTTCACCCGCCTAACGCTGGTGCTCTTACCTACGGGAAAACGCCTAACATGGACCGACAGCAAGACAGTGCGCTCGCCCCTTTGA
- the tssG gene encoding type VI secretion system baseplate subunit TssG, which translates to MDRQQDSALAPLTHTPLMEGLFRQAPRMNFYRFCQYLEQQNPSSLGLGTGETPATDPVRFRPLPEMGFPSSEMKRVEWDRDNPERPPTVRTTFLGLYGVDAVLPYAWLDDIVQRQEGHEALEEFLDIFNHRVMTQYYRIWRKYYYPAGFRSGGVDSVSQCLLGLAGFGIKGSSEQIAAPPSRFLALMGLITQRTRTGDGLKGVINLLLPGAEVDVDEFYPQWVSLDRPARLGYGERLDLQGSTVLGRRFKDSNSAVRVTITPATREQIEGLLPGETLHTDLMALLRAYLGYRFDACMMMNVRRELLPRAQLGESRVRLGLTSVLPVTNEQRKRQEISVNLGRYVGLVAQG; encoded by the coding sequence ATGGACCGACAGCAAGACAGTGCGCTCGCCCCTTTGACGCACACCCCTTTGATGGAGGGGCTGTTCCGGCAGGCGCCGCGTATGAACTTTTACCGGTTCTGCCAGTATCTGGAACAGCAAAACCCGTCGTCATTAGGGTTGGGAACCGGGGAAACCCCCGCGACCGACCCGGTGCGCTTTCGCCCTTTGCCTGAGATGGGGTTTCCCTCCAGCGAAATGAAGCGCGTCGAGTGGGATCGGGACAACCCCGAACGCCCGCCGACAGTGCGCACCACATTCCTCGGCCTGTACGGCGTGGACGCCGTGCTGCCCTACGCCTGGCTGGACGACATCGTCCAGCGTCAGGAAGGGCACGAAGCGCTGGAGGAATTTCTCGACATCTTTAACCATCGGGTGATGACCCAGTACTACCGCATCTGGCGCAAGTATTACTACCCGGCGGGCTTTCGTTCGGGCGGTGTGGATTCGGTATCGCAGTGCCTGCTGGGGCTGGCGGGGTTTGGCATCAAGGGCTCTAGCGAACAGATCGCCGCGCCGCCGTCCCGCTTTTTGGCGCTGATGGGGCTGATTACTCAGCGAACCCGCACCGGAGACGGCCTTAAGGGGGTTATCAACCTGCTTTTGCCCGGGGCAGAGGTGGACGTTGACGAGTTTTACCCCCAGTGGGTAAGCCTCGATCGGCCCGCCCGTCTGGGCTACGGAGAGCGGCTTGACCTACAGGGCTCTACCGTATTGGGGCGACGCTTTAAGGACAGCAACAGCGCCGTGCGCGTGACGATTACGCCCGCTACCCGCGAGCAGATCGAAGGCCTGCTGCCGGGAGAAACGCTGCATACCGATCTGATGGCGCTGCTGCGCGCCTATTTAGGCTATCGCTTCGACGCCTGCATGATGATGAACGTCAGGCGTGAGCTGCTGCCCAGAGCACAGCTCGGCGAATCGCGCGTTCGGCTGGGCCTGACCTCCGTGCTGCCGGTAACGAACGAGCAGCGAAAGCGGCAGGAAATTAGCGTTAACCTTGGCCGCTATGTCGGGCTGGTCGCGCAGGGATAG
- the tssJ gene encoding type VI secretion system lipoprotein TssJ has protein sequence MNQHALRSTKTASTFAKAGILLLSGLLFGCGALQSATEGATDVARAIFIKNINTLHLDFAARAQLNPGDEDAPASLMVRVYQLDKVDNFEQATYPRLVEDDVKTLSTDLLARNEVVLHPASAVSLDVPMHKDAGFVGVVALFRTPNLEEGTWKVVIKRSELDADKPRLLIANYGAIGLVPLK, from the coding sequence ATGAATCAACACGCATTACGTTCAACAAAAACGGCATCGACGTTCGCCAAGGCGGGAATTCTGCTCCTTTCCGGGCTGCTGTTCGGCTGCGGTGCCCTCCAGTCCGCTACCGAGGGGGCAACTGACGTAGCCAGAGCCATCTTTATTAAAAACATCAACACGCTGCATCTGGACTTTGCTGCCCGCGCTCAGCTTAATCCGGGGGATGAAGACGCCCCGGCGTCGCTGATGGTTCGCGTCTACCAGCTCGACAAGGTGGACAACTTTGAACAGGCGACCTACCCACGGCTTGTGGAGGATGACGTAAAGACGCTCTCCACCGATCTGTTGGCGCGCAATGAAGTGGTGCTGCATCCCGCCTCCGCTGTCTCTCTCGACGTGCCGATGCACAAAGACGCCGGGTTTGTTGGCGTGGTGGCGCTGTTCCGCACGCCTAATCTGGAAGAGGGAACTTGGAAAGTGGTTATCAAGCGCAGCGAACTGGACGCCGATAAGCCGAGGCTTTTGATCGCTAACTACGGCGCGATCGGTCTAGTGCCGCTGAAATAG